In Gemmatimonadota bacterium, the sequence GCGGGATAGATGGTCTCGGTCTCGTTCAGCACCGGGATCAGCATCTCGTTCTCGGCGTGTTCGTTGAACCGCTCGAACTCCAGAAGATAGCCCTCGGGGTCGATGGCCACGAATCCGTGGTGGGGGCGTCCCTCGACCGGGTTGTACGGGAAGCGCATCTCCACGTCCTGGTCCTTCATGTAGTCCCACCACTCGTCGAGCTGGTCCGTGATGAGGGCGATGGCGACGGTCTTGGGATCGCTGGCGCTGTGCATGCCCATCTCTTCGTCGACGAGGGTGATGAAGGAACTCGGCCCCACGCGGAGGATCTTGGCGAACCCGTAGTCGGCCGCCACGGCGAAGCCCAGGGTCCGGGTGTAGAACGTCGTCGCCGCTTCCACGTCGGCGTAATACAGGAAAACGTTGCTGGCCGTCATGCCGTATTCGTTCATCGGATTCACGGGTGCGGACTCCTCTTCGGGCGGCGCGGGTGCTTCGGACGGTTCGGGCTCTGCGGACTGTCCGCACGCCACGGTTACGAGCGCCGCGCAGGCCAGCGCGGCAGTGAACTGGCGGATCATGATTCCTCCTTGCCGGGGATTACGGATCGGCCGGAAACTTGCAGTTGTAATGACAAACGCCGCAGGTGATGGTCAGGTCCTGCAGCGCCGAGTCGGCCTCGATGGCGGAACCGGTCTCCGCGGCGGCAATGAGCGTCTCGGCGCGTATCTGGAAGTCGGAGGCGTAGAACCCGTACCTGGAGGAGTCGTACCGCGGCGGCATCGTCGACACTTCCTCCATGATCTCCTTGAGATGGGTCACGTCGGACCCGATCGTCCCCAGCGAACCTTCTTCGACCGCCCTGGCGATGCCTTCGCAGAGCCGGGCGATCTCTCTCATATGCTCCTGGCGGGCCTCCATATTGGGATCGGGCGCTTCGATCTCGGCCGGTTCCGCTCCGTGGTCCTGGCTTTCACCGCCGTCTTCGCCGCCGCAACCCGCCACGGCCCATCCCGCGATCAGGAAGCAGGCCAGGGCGGAAGTCACGATCCGATTGAAAGGACGTTTCATGGGTGTTCCTCTTCTGGAGAAAGGGAGTTTCCTGGACGATTCCCGCCGGGGCGATTCCCGCCGGGAACACGCATATATTGACGATGGAACAGGCCAAAAGATCGTTCATTTAACGCACGGTCATCGCGCGGTATTGAAGACCTG encodes:
- a CDS encoding VOC family protein encodes the protein MIRQFTAALACAALVTVACGQSAEPEPSEAPAPPEEESAPVNPMNEYGMTASNVFLYYADVEAATTFYTRTLGFAVAADYGFAKILRVGPSSFITLVDEEMGMHSASDPKTVAIALITDQLDEWWDYMKDQDVEMRFPYNPVEGRPHHGFVAIDPEGYLLEFERFNEHAENEMLIPVLNETETIYPAEGASNVPPGLGFKATVVWFYYKDMPAIQAFYEEVMGFDLIVDQGWTKIYRISPSGYMGLVDETRGMHNFTETKAVTMSFWTDRIDDWYAYVSSHGSFEMRSEKVEETDRYRAFVAYDPEGYYLEWNVFKDAPDNETLHRMLRGEE